In Deinococcus betulae, one DNA window encodes the following:
- a CDS encoding dihydrofolate reductase family protein has translation MRKLIVTEFLTLDGVMEEPTPWQTGFSSPAIGQFKRDELFDAGVLLLGRVTYEGFATYWPAAAETGAFGDRMNRLPKFVATTTLASLEWNATALTGDVVSAVKRLKRQVGADLLTYGSADLVQTLLRHGLVDELRLMVYPLVLGKGKRLFSPLQLRDSRPLGAGVMLLVYEPLRD, from the coding sequence ATGCGCAAGCTGATTGTCACCGAGTTTCTGACCCTCGACGGCGTGATGGAAGAGCCGACGCCCTGGCAAACCGGCTTTTCCAGCCCGGCCATTGGTCAGTTCAAACGCGACGAACTCTTTGACGCGGGCGTCTTGCTGCTGGGCCGCGTGACCTACGAGGGCTTCGCCACTTACTGGCCAGCGGCGGCGGAGACCGGGGCGTTTGGCGACCGCATGAACCGCCTGCCCAAGTTTGTCGCCACAACCACCCTGGCCTCCCTGGAGTGGAATGCCACCGCGTTAACTGGAGACGTGGTCAGCGCCGTGAAGAGGCTGAAGCGTCAGGTCGGCGCCGACCTCCTGACCTACGGCAGCGCCGACCTCGTTCAGACCCTCCTGCGGCACGGGCTGGTGGACGAACTTCGCCTGATGGTCTATCCGTTGGTGCTGGGCAAGGGCAAGCGCCTGTTCTCACCGCTGCAACTCCGCGACTCCAGGCCGCTCGGCGCAGGCGTAATGCTCCTGGTGTACGAACCGCTGCGCGACTAA
- a CDS encoding nucleoside hydrolase, translating into MIHSPMPVILDGDPGLDDAVAWLLALASPEDLTVLGVTTVHGNVALPLTTRNAGVTLALAGEAGQKVPVYAGADRPLVRPPLSAAAVHGDTGLPAKHLPEPGRDPEAEHAALFIIRTVRERPGKVTLIPTGPLTNVALALRLAPDIAPLLREIVWMGGGTAQGNRTPAAEFNALADPHAAQIVFEAGVPLKMVGLNVTMQCIATPERVAALRALGNQAGAVCAELLTFYAAVYRRRYGLSGGALHDPLAVAAALRPDLLTWRPMNVQVETEEGLNLGRTVCDLYGVTGQPANAQVAVGVRDDEFFELLLERIGRLP; encoded by the coding sequence ATGATCCACTCTCCCATGCCCGTGATTCTGGACGGCGACCCTGGCCTGGACGACGCCGTGGCCTGGCTGCTGGCGCTGGCCAGTCCCGAAGACCTGACCGTGCTGGGCGTGACCACTGTGCACGGCAATGTGGCCCTGCCGCTGACCACCCGCAACGCTGGGGTGACGCTGGCCCTGGCCGGTGAGGCGGGGCAGAAGGTGCCCGTCTACGCTGGCGCCGACCGCCCCCTGGTGCGCCCACCACTGAGCGCCGCAGCGGTTCACGGCGACACCGGCCTCCCCGCCAAGCACCTGCCTGAGCCGGGGCGTGACCCCGAAGCGGAACATGCCGCCCTGTTCATCATCCGCACGGTACGCGAGCGGCCCGGCAAGGTCACCCTTATTCCCACCGGCCCCCTGACCAATGTAGCCCTGGCGCTGCGCCTGGCCCCGGACATCGCGCCCCTTCTCCGTGAAATCGTGTGGATGGGCGGAGGCACCGCGCAGGGCAACCGCACCCCCGCCGCGGAATTCAATGCCCTGGCCGACCCCCACGCCGCGCAGATCGTCTTTGAAGCGGGCGTGCCTCTGAAGATGGTGGGCCTGAACGTGACCATGCAGTGCATCGCCACCCCAGAGCGGGTGGCGGCCCTGCGCGCCCTGGGCAACCAGGCCGGGGCCGTGTGCGCCGAGCTGCTGACCTTTTACGCGGCGGTGTACCGGCGCCGCTACGGCCTCAGCGGCGGCGCCCTCCACGACCCGCTGGCAGTCGCCGCCGCTTTGCGCCCTGACCTGCTGACCTGGCGTCCCATGAACGTGCAGGTCGAGACCGAAGAGGGCCTGAACCTGGGCCGCACCGTCTGCGACCTGTACGGCGTGACCGGCCAGCCCGCCAATGCCCAGGTGGCGGTGGGCGTGCGGGATGACGAGTTTTTCGAGCTGTTGCTGGAGCGCATCGGGCGGCTGCCCTAA
- a CDS encoding fasciclin domain-containing protein produces MKKQTSFITLGLMLVTPALAGGAGAPVAQPAAAPCKTIAQIVMSDPNFSTLATAVEAAGLSQTLRGGQYTVFAPTNAAFAKLPSDTLAMALNDAAMLRSILLYHVVPGKVTAKQVMGMSSGRTLQGSSFLVSMMGNKVMIDNATVTRADVAACNGVVHVIDTVLMPAMDMATAPAPAPAPAPAPAATTPAPAPAPAATVTTPAPSTAPAATDITRIPALPVTGATVTTTTTTTTDTATTTDTAATTETTTDTTATTDTTATVVDGNTLYDAISTDERFSTLRDLLSDAELTDVLINNEYTVFAPTNEAFEAVDADTLALIASDPATLKAVLLYHVVSGRLTGEQLEQGGQLRSEQGASLDLRLDGSSQMVNTGMVTASPLEASNGFIYPINVVLLPPDLVLPQAPTGETTVDTTTTTDTAATTTTTTTTTATTTTTTVAPLSLASAQSGNNLTEVLSQPQFSTLLSLLQRANLVTSLTASDVTVFAPTNDAFAKVPQATLDALLADPAKLTQVLQFHVVTGRVVDDALNVLQLRSVEGSSLDLMIEGGNVRVGVRSGDTVTGGLVSTRADAGNSVVYPIDTVLLPPTLR; encoded by the coding sequence ATGAAGAAGCAAACCAGCTTTATTACGCTTGGCCTGATGCTTGTCACGCCCGCCCTTGCCGGTGGCGCTGGCGCGCCTGTGGCCCAGCCTGCCGCCGCGCCCTGCAAGACCATCGCTCAGATTGTCATGAGCGACCCCAACTTCAGCACCCTGGCCACGGCGGTCGAAGCCGCTGGCCTGAGCCAGACGCTGAGGGGCGGCCAGTACACGGTCTTTGCCCCCACCAACGCCGCTTTTGCCAAGCTGCCCAGCGACACGCTGGCGATGGCCCTGAACGACGCCGCCATGCTGCGCAGCATCCTGCTGTACCACGTGGTGCCCGGCAAAGTCACGGCCAAGCAAGTGATGGGCATGTCCTCGGGCCGCACCCTGCAGGGCTCCAGCTTCCTGGTCAGCATGATGGGCAACAAGGTTATGATTGACAACGCCACCGTGACCCGCGCCGATGTGGCTGCCTGTAACGGTGTGGTGCACGTTATTGACACCGTCCTGATGCCCGCGATGGACATGGCTACTGCTCCGGCGCCTGCTCCCGCGCCGGCACCGGCACCGGCCGCCACGACCCCAGCACCAGCCCCCGCGCCAGCTGCCACAGTCACCACCCCAGCGCCCAGCACCGCCCCGGCCGCCACCGACATCACCCGCATTCCGGCCCTGCCTGTGACCGGCGCGACGGTGACCACGACCACCACGACGACCACCGATACGGCCACGACGACCGACACGGCCGCTACGACCGAGACCACCACGGACACCACAGCCACGACCGACACCACAGCGACGGTGGTGGACGGCAACACGCTGTACGACGCGATTTCGACGGACGAGCGCTTTAGCACCCTGCGCGATCTGCTCAGCGATGCCGAACTGACCGACGTACTCATCAACAACGAGTACACCGTCTTTGCACCGACCAACGAGGCCTTCGAGGCCGTGGACGCCGACACCCTGGCCCTGATTGCCAGCGACCCCGCAACCCTGAAAGCCGTCTTGCTGTACCACGTGGTCAGCGGCCGCCTGACCGGCGAGCAGCTGGAGCAGGGCGGACAGTTGCGCAGCGAGCAGGGCGCCAGCCTCGACCTGCGCCTGGACGGCAGCTCGCAGATGGTGAACACCGGGATGGTCACGGCCAGCCCCCTGGAAGCCAGCAACGGCTTTATCTACCCCATCAATGTGGTGCTGCTGCCCCCCGACCTGGTGCTGCCGCAGGCGCCTACTGGTGAAACGACCGTAGACACCACGACCACCACGGACACGGCCGCCACCACGACGACGACCACCACGACCACGGCAACCACGACGACCACCACCGTGGCCCCCCTGAGCCTGGCCTCGGCGCAGTCGGGCAACAACCTGACCGAAGTGCTGTCGCAGCCCCAGTTCAGCACCCTGCTGAGCCTGCTGCAGCGCGCCAACCTGGTCACCAGCCTGACCGCCAGCGACGTGACCGTCTTCGCCCCCACCAACGACGCCTTTGCCAAGGTGCCCCAGGCGACCCTGGACGCCCTGCTGGCCGACCCCGCCAAGCTGACGCAAGTGCTTCAATTCCATGTGGTCACGGGCCGCGTGGTGGATGACGCCCTGAATGTGCTCCAGCTGCGCTCGGTGGAAGGCAGCAGCCTGGACCTGATGATAGAAGGCGGCAACGTGCGCGTGGGCGTCCGCAGCGGCGACACCGTGACCGGCGGTCTGGTCAGCACCCGCGCCGACGCAGGCAACAGCGTGGTCTACCCCATCGACACGGTTCTGCTGCCCCCGACCCTCCGCTAA
- the pulA gene encoding pullulanase-type alpha-1,6-glucosidase: MKRLATLLTVALAATAAAQNALPANTARVHYQRTDGAYAGWGLHVWEDTAAQVSWDKPLAQTGRDDWGAYYDIPLKPGAQKVGFLVHKGDTKDPGADLWFDLSRGRELFLKSGSTNVAHAKGGALTVDATKAPVAQAAPATTPAPAAPAANGSTPIPQNVLRVRYVRPDGKYDGWGLHVWEDTTAAVEWAKPLAQTGVDAGGAYWDVPLKAGAAKVGFIVHKGDDKDPGADLFADLSKGREVTVTSGKADFAYGAPAALSDPPVRAGFARINYFRPDGQYGGWGLHVWEDTTASVEWTKPLAQTGTNSFGAYWDVPMKIDWKKLNFIVHKGDEKDPGPDMTLSSEKGNQAWVVSGKTEVYTTRPDTSVRQVGDLMKQQAVMLSQDLVAVKPELVQPGAFLTLHAAKDASLKLTAAGVDGGDSLTLEAVEGGLTAALKAKVPYLANYALLRVRPEDRARLPEALRGQLALSSVLPDGTVLDATGVQTAWALDDLFASAGPLGVTWQGNVPTVRLWAPTAQDVKLHLSATGASTETTVPMTRDAQGVWTAKGAAGWKGGSYRFEVKVFAPSTGKIETNLVTDPYSVALTRNSTRSVLLDLNDAAQKPQGWDALKKPALRSAADLSFYELHLRDFSAADTSVPAAQRGTYLAFTQAASSGMTHLKALADAGLKAVHLLPTFDIATINEDKGQWKTPGDLSRFAPNSDEQQKAVAAVRDADPYNWGYDPYHYMVPEGSYAVNPDQRTLEYRRMVAALNGAGLRVVQDVVFNHTAASGQAERSVLDKIVPGYYHRLNVNGGVENSTCCANTATEHAMMRKLMVDTLVLMARAYKVDGFRFDLMGHHLVSDLQAARAALDALTVQKDGVDGKAIYLYGEGWDFGEVAAGARGKNATQLNLFGQGVGTFNDRLRDAVRGGNPFGGLQEQGFATGAFVLPNGLPGGADQAKALALADLVRLGLTGNLRDYRLTNAAGQVVTGAGLKYGDAPAGYAASPREAITYVSAHDNQTLYDAVLLKAPANATPAQRTRMQNLANSVVLLGQGLPFSYAGDEILRSKSFDTDSYNSGDWFNTLDFTRASNGFGKGLPPAEKNAANWDLYRPLLGNAALKPGAAEIGRAFDHYREMLRVRYSSTLFRMDTAAQVGQGLSFLNVGPSQTPGVIVMKLSGAVNATNPYRTVVVVFNTSGQSVTLKDAALSGLNLSLHPVLAASTDATVKTSKASGNSVTVPALTTAVFVGK; encoded by the coding sequence ATGAAACGTCTTGCGACCCTTCTGACGGTCGCGCTGGCTGCCACGGCAGCGGCGCAAAACGCTTTGCCCGCCAACACCGCCCGCGTGCACTACCAGCGCACGGACGGCGCCTACGCAGGCTGGGGCCTGCATGTCTGGGAAGACACTGCGGCGCAGGTCAGCTGGGACAAACCGCTGGCCCAGACCGGCCGCGACGACTGGGGCGCCTACTACGACATTCCCCTGAAACCCGGCGCGCAGAAGGTGGGCTTTCTGGTGCATAAGGGCGACACCAAGGACCCCGGCGCCGACCTCTGGTTTGACCTGAGCAGGGGGCGCGAGCTATTTCTGAAATCGGGGAGCACCAACGTGGCCCACGCGAAGGGAGGAGCCCTGACCGTGGACGCCACCAAAGCGCCTGTGGCGCAGGCTGCACCTGCCACCACCCCGGCCCCCGCCGCGCCGGCGGCCAATGGAAGCACTCCCATTCCTCAGAACGTCCTGCGCGTGCGGTACGTTCGCCCCGACGGCAAATACGACGGCTGGGGGCTGCATGTCTGGGAGGACACCACGGCGGCGGTGGAATGGGCCAAGCCGCTGGCCCAGACCGGCGTGGACGCGGGCGGCGCCTATTGGGACGTCCCCCTGAAAGCCGGCGCCGCCAAGGTGGGCTTTATCGTGCATAAGGGCGACGACAAGGACCCCGGCGCGGACCTATTTGCTGACCTGAGTAAAGGGCGCGAAGTGACCGTGACCAGCGGCAAGGCTGACTTTGCCTACGGCGCCCCCGCCGCCCTGAGCGACCCACCCGTGCGCGCCGGGTTTGCCCGCATCAATTACTTCCGGCCCGACGGCCAATATGGCGGCTGGGGCCTGCACGTCTGGGAAGACACCACCGCCAGCGTGGAGTGGACCAAACCACTAGCCCAAACCGGCACCAACAGCTTTGGCGCCTACTGGGACGTGCCGATGAAGATCGACTGGAAAAAACTGAATTTCATCGTCCACAAGGGCGACGAGAAAGACCCCGGCCCCGACATGACGCTCAGCAGCGAGAAGGGCAATCAGGCCTGGGTCGTCAGCGGCAAGACTGAGGTGTATACCACGCGCCCCGACACCAGCGTGCGCCAGGTGGGCGACCTGATGAAGCAGCAGGCCGTGATGCTCTCGCAGGACCTGGTGGCTGTGAAGCCCGAACTGGTGCAGCCCGGCGCCTTTCTGACCCTGCACGCCGCGAAGGACGCCAGCCTGAAACTGACCGCCGCCGGCGTGGACGGTGGCGACAGCCTGACCCTGGAAGCGGTAGAGGGCGGCCTGACTGCCGCCCTGAAGGCCAAAGTGCCCTACCTCGCCAACTACGCCCTGCTGCGGGTGCGCCCCGAGGACCGCGCCCGCCTGCCCGAGGCGCTGCGCGGTCAGCTGGCCCTCTCCAGCGTGCTGCCCGACGGCACCGTGCTGGACGCCACCGGCGTTCAGACCGCCTGGGCACTGGACGACCTGTTCGCGTCTGCGGGCCCACTGGGCGTGACCTGGCAGGGCAACGTGCCCACCGTGCGGCTGTGGGCCCCCACGGCGCAGGACGTGAAGCTGCACCTGAGCGCGACCGGCGCGAGCACCGAAACCACTGTACCCATGACCCGCGACGCGCAGGGCGTGTGGACCGCCAAGGGTGCAGCCGGCTGGAAGGGGGGCAGTTACCGCTTTGAGGTCAAGGTCTTTGCGCCCAGCACCGGCAAGATAGAAACCAACCTCGTCACTGACCCCTATTCCGTGGCCCTCACGCGGAACAGCACCCGCAGCGTCCTGCTGGACCTGAACGACGCCGCCCAGAAGCCTCAGGGCTGGGACGCCCTGAAAAAACCCGCGCTGCGCAGTGCGGCCGACCTCAGCTTCTACGAACTGCACCTGCGCGACTTCAGTGCCGCCGACACCAGCGTGCCTGCCGCCCAGCGCGGCACCTACCTGGCCTTCACACAAGCTGCCAGCAGCGGTATGACGCACCTGAAGGCTCTGGCCGACGCGGGCCTGAAAGCTGTTCACCTGCTGCCCACCTTTGACATCGCCACCATCAACGAGGACAAGGGGCAGTGGAAGACGCCCGGCGACCTGAGCCGGTTTGCGCCGAACAGTGATGAGCAACAAAAGGCTGTTGCGGCCGTCAGAGACGCTGACCCCTACAACTGGGGCTACGACCCCTACCACTACATGGTCCCCGAAGGCAGCTACGCCGTGAACCCGGACCAGCGCACCCTGGAATACCGCCGCATGGTGGCCGCCCTGAACGGCGCCGGGCTGCGGGTGGTGCAGGACGTGGTGTTTAACCACACGGCCGCCAGCGGGCAGGCCGAGCGCTCGGTGCTGGATAAGATCGTGCCCGGCTATTACCACCGCCTGAATGTCAACGGCGGCGTAGAGAACTCCACATGCTGCGCCAACACCGCCACTGAACACGCCATGATGCGCAAACTCATGGTGGACACGCTGGTCCTGATGGCCCGCGCCTACAAGGTGGACGGTTTCCGCTTTGACCTGATGGGCCACCACCTCGTGAGCGACCTGCAGGCGGCGCGCGCGGCCCTGGACGCCCTGACCGTGCAAAAAGACGGCGTAGACGGCAAGGCCATTTACCTCTACGGCGAGGGCTGGGACTTTGGCGAGGTGGCCGCCGGGGCGCGCGGCAAGAACGCCACGCAGCTGAACCTGTTCGGGCAGGGCGTCGGCACCTTCAATGACCGCCTGCGCGACGCGGTGCGCGGCGGCAATCCCTTTGGGGGCCTTCAGGAGCAGGGCTTTGCCACGGGCGCCTTCGTGTTGCCCAACGGCCTACCGGGCGGCGCCGACCAGGCCAAAGCCCTGGCCCTGGCCGACCTGGTGCGCCTGGGTCTGACGGGCAACCTGCGCGACTACCGCCTGACGAACGCGGCGGGCCAGGTCGTCACCGGGGCGGGCCTGAAGTACGGCGACGCCCCCGCCGGCTACGCGGCCAGCCCGCGCGAGGCCATCACCTACGTCAGCGCCCACGACAACCAGACGCTGTACGACGCGGTGCTGCTGAAAGCCCCGGCGAATGCCACCCCGGCCCAGCGCACCCGCATGCAGAATCTGGCCAACAGCGTGGTGCTGCTGGGCCAGGGCCTGCCGTTTTCCTATGCCGGCGACGAGATTCTGCGTTCCAAGAGCTTTGACACCGACAGCTACAACTCGGGCGACTGGTTCAACACCCTGGACTTCACCCGCGCCTCGAACGGCTTTGGCAAGGGCCTGCCGCCCGCCGAAAAGAATGCAGCGAACTGGGACCTGTACCGCCCGCTGCTGGGCAACGCGGCCCTAAAACCGGGCGCCGCCGAGATCGGACGCGCCTTTGATCACTACCGCGAGATGCTGCGCGTGCGCTACTCCAGCACCCTGTTCCGCATGGACACGGCGGCGCAGGTGGGGCAGGGCCTGAGCTTCCTGAACGTGGGGCCGAGCCAGACGCCCGGCGTGATCGTTATGAAACTCAGCGGGGCCGTGAATGCCACCAACCCGTACCGCACTGTCGTCGTGGTCTTCAATACCAGCGGCCAGAGCGTGACCCTGAAAGACGCCGCGCTCTCGGGCCTGAACCTGAGCCTGCATCCGGTGTTGGCGGCCAGCACCGACGCGACGGTCAAAACCAGCAAGGCCAGCGGCAATAGCGTGACGGTGCCGGCCCTCACCACGGCGGTGTTCGTCGGGAAGTAA
- a CDS encoding FtsK/SpoIIIE family DNA translocase, whose translation MAKARSKRAAPVSRFDGEALGLVLFALGIFLGVTVYLPQDEAASAQFMGQARGLLLTFLGWAAWLLPTVPVAYGTLIFLGRDLGNLTRRVLGGAVVVASLLALHEVFAPGQAGALAAQVMAPLYRAVNLLSVLLPLVTLTLGAEIMLRLAPLTLLKGFFRWASVLLGGGAAQVQGVIEARQDGRESARARTGARQGLAALTRELEGLRRLYPEARPLRDLQAEVRDAQREVRALDEAGLKNMDRTLTGWQEVLTTFVGDAARDLRDLVAAEAPEAGAQAEATANELRAGRHDLSAELPSTLACGALERYRRALVADIQRLAVRAGRLERDRKAAEKGLARADAAGLAREWPAHRTRTEDWTALSHEFTAWRGRAAAYVGWPDLVAAFDRAPTEVAAQLEGALDKDPEGTLLDPAGWRAVLAQAQEDARRRVDAMGMPAALPTLDFDFTGFEAGSVEAAGAAPLWSPPGRTAAPELEEAPSFSALAPDPLPAVSPPPHAATVTLPPPVTRPVPTPAPQAQPDPLLNGLDPFGDWDDDDLPFGPPTSAPPASSTPPAASTPWESPAPEKVAAPRPTTQLPLFTGEANAPRPVQGALPLARPDEALLDPLPAAALNLAALEVSARQRAGLIDETLRHFNLQARVVDYARGPTVTRYEIEPAPGEKISRIAGLSNDLARALAVGGVRVEAPVPGKSVIGLEVPNAEREPVTFHQAAAAPSFKSTRAKLPIILGKSIDGELMVGDLAKMPHLLVAGSTGSGKSVCVNTLITSLLFKYLPTELRFLMIDPKMVELTPYDGIPHLVRGVVTNPVDAAGVLLGAVAHMERRYKMMSQVGAKNLEQFNAKMRQVGEPELPHLVIIIDELADLMITSPKEVESAIMRLAQMARATGMHLVLATQRPSVDILTSLIKVNVPARIAFAVSSSHDSRTILDALGAERLTGMGDMLFYQPGLIKPVRLQGPYISEVESARIADELRRQVFEDAFVEAYGSDFEGGVEASGPSTGGSNMDFSDPLLRQAAQICIEEGQGSVSRLQRRLSVGHARAGKLMDLLEAMKIVSKHQGSKPRDVLISEAELPEYFGR comes from the coding sequence ATGGCGAAGGCTCGTTCAAAAAGGGCCGCTCCGGTCAGTCGGTTCGATGGAGAGGCGCTGGGCCTGGTGCTGTTTGCGCTGGGCATTTTTCTGGGTGTCACGGTGTATCTGCCGCAGGACGAAGCGGCGTCCGCGCAGTTTATGGGGCAGGCGCGCGGGCTGCTGCTCACCTTTCTGGGCTGGGCCGCGTGGCTGCTGCCCACTGTGCCCGTGGCTTACGGCACCCTGATCTTCCTGGGCCGCGACCTGGGCAACCTGACCCGCCGGGTGCTGGGCGGCGCTGTCGTGGTGGCTTCTTTACTGGCGCTACACGAGGTCTTTGCGCCCGGGCAGGCCGGCGCGCTGGCCGCGCAGGTCATGGCGCCTCTGTACCGGGCGGTCAATCTGCTGTCAGTGCTGCTGCCTCTCGTGACCCTGACGCTCGGCGCCGAGATCATGCTGCGGCTGGCCCCGCTGACGCTGCTCAAGGGATTTTTCCGCTGGGCTAGTGTGCTGCTGGGGGGCGGCGCGGCGCAGGTACAGGGCGTTATCGAGGCGAGGCAGGACGGCCGCGAATCGGCGCGCGCCCGCACCGGCGCGCGGCAGGGGCTGGCGGCCCTCACCCGCGAACTGGAGGGCCTGCGCCGCCTCTACCCCGAAGCCCGGCCTCTGCGTGATCTTCAGGCAGAGGTCAGGGACGCCCAGCGCGAGGTGCGCGCCCTGGACGAGGCGGGGCTGAAGAACATGGACCGCACCCTGACCGGCTGGCAGGAGGTGCTGACCACCTTTGTCGGTGACGCGGCGCGCGACCTGCGTGACCTGGTGGCCGCCGAGGCGCCCGAGGCGGGCGCGCAGGCCGAGGCGACTGCCAACGAACTGCGCGCCGGGCGGCATGACCTGAGCGCCGAGCTGCCCAGCACCCTGGCCTGCGGCGCCCTGGAACGCTACCGCCGCGCGCTGGTGGCTGACATCCAGCGCCTGGCTGTGCGCGCAGGCCGCCTCGAACGCGACCGCAAGGCCGCCGAAAAAGGTCTGGCCAGGGCCGACGCGGCGGGCCTGGCCCGCGAATGGCCAGCCCACCGCACCCGCACCGAGGACTGGACGGCCCTGAGTCACGAGTTCACGGCATGGCGGGGCCGCGCCGCTGCGTATGTCGGCTGGCCTGATCTGGTGGCGGCCTTTGACCGCGCCCCCACCGAGGTTGCCGCCCAGCTGGAAGGTGCCCTGGACAAGGACCCCGAGGGCACCTTGCTTGACCCCGCCGGCTGGCGCGCCGTTCTGGCCCAGGCCCAGGAGGACGCCCGCCGGCGGGTGGACGCCATGGGGATGCCAGCGGCGCTGCCCACACTGGATTTCGACTTCACCGGGTTTGAAGCGGGCAGCGTAGAGGCAGCGGGCGCCGCGCCCCTCTGGTCTCCGCCGGGCCGAACTGCCGCGCCAGAGCTAGAGGAGGCGCCCAGCTTTAGTGCGCTGGCCCCCGACCCGCTGCCAGCGGTCAGCCCCCCACCGCACGCGGCGACGGTCACCCTTCCCCCACCGGTCACCCGTCCTGTGCCCACCCCGGCCCCCCAGGCCCAGCCCGACCCCCTCCTGAACGGTCTGGACCCTTTTGGCGACTGGGACGACGACGACCTGCCGTTCGGGCCACCGACCAGCGCTCCGCCAGCCAGCTCTACGCCCCCGGCCGCCAGCACCCCCTGGGAAAGCCCGGCCCCCGAGAAGGTCGCCGCGCCCCGGCCCACCACCCAGTTGCCCCTCTTTACCGGCGAAGCCAATGCGCCGCGCCCCGTTCAAGGTGCCCTTCCCCTGGCCCGGCCGGACGAGGCCCTGCTGGACCCTCTGCCGGCGGCGGCACTCAACCTGGCGGCGCTGGAAGTCTCTGCCCGGCAGCGGGCTGGCCTAATTGACGAGACCTTGCGGCACTTCAATCTTCAGGCGCGCGTGGTGGACTACGCCCGAGGGCCCACTGTCACCCGCTACGAAATCGAGCCGGCCCCCGGCGAGAAAATCAGCCGCATTGCAGGCCTGAGCAACGACCTGGCTCGCGCCTTGGCCGTCGGCGGCGTGCGCGTGGAGGCTCCGGTGCCCGGCAAAAGCGTGATTGGCCTGGAGGTGCCCAACGCCGAGCGCGAACCCGTGACCTTTCACCAGGCGGCGGCGGCCCCCAGTTTCAAGAGCACCCGCGCCAAGCTGCCCATCATCCTGGGCAAGAGCATTGACGGCGAACTGATGGTGGGCGACCTGGCCAAGATGCCGCACCTGCTGGTGGCGGGCAGTACCGGCTCGGGCAAGTCGGTGTGTGTCAACACCCTGATTACGTCACTGCTGTTCAAGTACCTGCCCACCGAGCTGCGCTTCCTGATGATTGACCCCAAGATGGTGGAGCTCACGCCCTACGACGGTATTCCCCATCTGGTGCGCGGCGTGGTTACCAACCCCGTGGACGCGGCGGGCGTGCTGCTGGGCGCTGTGGCCCACATGGAGCGCCGCTACAAGATGATGTCGCAGGTGGGCGCCAAGAACCTGGAGCAGTTCAACGCCAAGATGCGCCAGGTGGGCGAACCCGAGCTCCCGCATCTGGTCATCATCATCGACGAGCTGGCCGACCTGATGATCACCAGCCCTAAAGAGGTGGAAAGCGCCATCATGCGCCTGGCCCAGATGGCGCGCGCCACCGGCATGCACCTGGTCCTGGCGACCCAGCGCCCCAGCGTGGATATCCTGACCAGCTTAATTAAAGTCAACGTGCCGGCGCGCATCGCCTTTGCGGTGAGCAGCAGCCACGACAGCCGCACCATTCTGGACGCCCTGGGCGCCGAGCGCCTGACCGGTATGGGCGACATGCTGTTTTACCAGCCGGGCCTCATCAAGCCGGTGCGCCTGCAGGGGCCTTACATCAGTGAGGTGGAGTCCGCGCGCATTGCCGACGAGTTGCGCCGTCAGGTCTTCGAAGACGCCTTTGTCGAGGCCTACGGCTCCGACTTTGAAGGCGGCGTGGAAGCCAGTGGGCCCAGCACCGGCGGCAGCAACATGGACTTTTCCGACCCCCTACTGCGTCAGGCCGCCCAGATTTGCATTGAAGAGGGCCAGGGCAGCGTCAGCCGCCTGCAACGCCGCCTGTCGGTGGGGCATGCCCGCGCCGGTAAGCTCATGGACCTGCTGGAAGCCATGAAAATTGTCAGCAAGCATCAGGGCAGCAAGCCGCGTGACGTTCTGATTAGCGAGGCCGAGTTACCCGAATATTTCGGCCGCTGA
- a CDS encoding Mov34/MPN/PAD-1 family protein: MSLLLPPALYRELWRHARQEAPRECVGALGGVRLHGGWEARTLYPLPNIDPQPERAYLADPGHLLRALRAMDAEGLELVGLYHSHPRGPARPSLSDQALAAYPVPYLIADVAGGTLRAYRLPGGEEVEIG, encoded by the coding sequence GTGAGCCTCCTGCTGCCCCCAGCCCTGTACCGCGAGCTGTGGCGCCACGCCCGGCAGGAAGCCCCGCGCGAGTGCGTGGGCGCCCTGGGCGGCGTGCGCCTCCACGGAGGCTGGGAAGCCCGCACCCTCTACCCGCTGCCCAACATTGACCCGCAGCCCGAGCGGGCGTATCTGGCCGATCCCGGTCACCTGCTGCGTGCGCTGCGCGCCATGGACGCCGAGGGCCTGGAACTCGTGGGGCTCTATCACAGCCATCCGCGCGGCCCGGCGCGGCCCAGCCTGAGTGACCAAGCGCTGGCCGCCTATCCCGTGCCCTACCTGATTGCCGATGTGGCGGGGGGGACCCTGCGGGCGTACCGGCTGCCGGGTGGGGAAGAGGTGGAGATTGGGTAG